The genomic segment AGGAATTTTAACTGTAGAAGAGTTGGTGGAAGCATTATGTTAATACGGCTTGAAAATGTTAGCCATATATATGATAAGGAATCTGGAGTAGTTGCCCTAAAAAATATCAACCTTTCTATAAAAAAAGGCGAATTTATCGGTTTAGTCGGACATACCGGCTCAGGCAAATCAACGTTGGTTCAAACATTAAATGGATTAATTCGCCCTTCTAAGGGAAAGGTATGGGTTGATAATGAAGATATCACCAAAAGTGGTGTAAATTTAAAAACTGTTCGACAAAAGATAGGTTTGGTCTTTCAATATCCTGAACATCAGCTGTTTGAAGAGACTGTGGAGAAAGATATTTCTTTTGGCCCCCGTAATCTAGGATTAAATGAGGATGAGATATTAAAAAGGGTTCAATGGGCCATGAGATTGGTAGGGTTGAATTATGAAGAATTTCGAAACCGTTCTCCATTTCAATTAAGTGGTGGTCAAAAACGAAAAGTGGCTATTGCTGGTGTTCTGGCAATGAAACCACAGGTTTTGATTCTGGATGAACCTTCTGCCGGTTTGGATCCGATGGGGCGTAATCAGCTACTTCAACTATTGGCTCT from the Anoxybacter fermentans genome contains:
- a CDS encoding energy-coupling factor transporter ATPase — protein: MLIRLENVSHIYDKESGVVALKNINLSIKKGEFIGLVGHTGSGKSTLVQTLNGLIRPSKGKVWVDNEDITKSGVNLKTVRQKIGLVFQYPEHQLFEETVEKDISFGPRNLGLNEDEILKRVQWAMRLVGLNYEEFRNRSPFQLSGGQKRKVAIAGVLAMKPQVLILDEPSAGLDPMGRNQLLQLLALLNKDYQMTIILVSHRMEEVAELANRLLVMNKGELVLDDTPRNIFQNVQLLEEIGLGIPQVTRLLWELKKRGCEVRTDLLTLNEVKEEIIKFMGSKRLC